The following coding sequences are from one Scylla paramamosain isolate STU-SP2022 chromosome 21, ASM3559412v1, whole genome shotgun sequence window:
- the LOC135111173 gene encoding CCHC-type zinc finger nucleic acid binding protein-like isoform X3: protein MSGSKCYKCNRMGHFARECPMGSGPGPRGRGGPREKCYKCNRPGHFARDCKEEEDHCYRCDGVGHIAKDCEHSSDEPSCYNCSKMGHIARDCPEPERTCYVCNKSGHISRQCTENKSENRNAKCYVCGKIGHISRECPLGGEQENEKRCYVCGAGGHISRDCPQGESDTTCYRCNLKGHMARNCPKCYMCGGFGHISRQCEMVA, encoded by the exons ATGTCAGGCTCAAagtgttacaaatgtaaccgcATGGGCCACTTTGCTCGGGAGTGTCCCATGGGCAGTGGTCCAGGACCCAGGGGACGAGGTGGACCCAGAG aAAAATGTTACAAATGCAACCGCCCAGGGCACTTTGCCCGTgactgcaaggaggaggaggatcactgCTACCGCTGTGATGGAGTTGGTCACATTGCCAAAGACTGTGAACACTCTTCAGATGAAC CCTCATGCTACAACTGTTCCAAGATGGGCCATATAGCCAGGGATTGCCCTGAGCCAGAGCGCACTTGCTATGTATGCAACAAAAGTGGGCACATTTCACGTCAGTGTACAGAAAACAAAAGTGAGAACCGCAATGCCAAG TGTTATGTGTGTGGCAAGATTGGGCACATCTCCCGGGAATGCCCCCttggaggagagcaggagaatGAAAAGCGCTGCTACGTGTGTGGTGCAGGAGGCCACATCTCCCGAGATTGCCCTCAAGGAGAGTCTGACACTACTTGCTACAG ATGCAACCTGAAGGGCCATATGGCTCGCAACTGCCCAAAATGTTACATGTGCGGTGGCTTTGGGCATATTTCTCGCCAATGTGAGATGGTGGCTTAG
- the LOC135111179 gene encoding uncharacterized protein LOC135111179 isoform X3, translating to MAVKVHRADSITCCGLTQARPHRSSVGRLTNGTYYPHPHLKKQSMFLQSTPTPTGHVVGCECELCTTEFPLRTHLLIDMSYSRLNQEQQTTPKTSTGSRFSFFSRKKTSSSSSAAQTAATLALLREQRRLIAERALKQAEEEEAEMASSSQVPVTLSTLKQDSLMIPASRMAQFFPAGHPIPTSSSHGRLRLLEAPEQNIQVVFHMMGHATHVTPALCSPLQDLYTQHRDCVLKAFRAAVSGAGVSNAALQGMVLLNLERGGEMGAVEYPFMMVWVVDGRQCDSRLVISKLRQLSLEVFDPAKTGFSCPHYFDTFEEVAMLARPPLEKLTRKATTSATGYILTVFKVFEGDDSVKFERNWLSWTGARTLYKSLISEVGLRRLTLHKSRAQGGMLHYVLLCDCANFLTNLHQAVRAIPSLRLRLCGDMGLYRPISTY from the exons ATGG CTGTCAAAGTTCACAGAGCAGACAGCATCACATGCTGCGGGTTGACACAGGCCCGGCCACACCGGTCGTCAGTTGGCCGCCTCACAAATG GTACCTACTACCCTCACCCCCACCTGAAGAAGCAATCTATGTTCCTGCAGTCCACGCCCACCCCGACAG GTCACGTCGTGGGGTGCGAGTGTGAGCTCTGCACCACGGAGTTCCCTCTGCGCACCCACCTACTCATCGACATGTCATATTCAAGACTGAATCAAGAGCAGCAGACCACACCTAAAACCAGCACGGGCTCCAGGTTCAGCTTTTTTAGTCGCAAGAAGACCTCTAGCTCGTCCTCGGCAGCTCAGACGGCGGCCACCTTGGCCCTGCTGAGGGAGCAGAGGCGCCTTATTGCCGAGAGG GCACTGAAGcaggccgaggaggaggaggcagagatggCGTCCTCGTCACAGGTCCCCGTGACGCTGAGCACCCTCAAGCAGGACTCCCTCATGATCCCTGCGTCCCGCATGGCTCAGTTCTTTCCTGCCGGACACCCA ATTCCAACAAGCAGCAGTCACGGCCGTCTGAGGCTGCTGGAGGCTCCTGAGCAGAACATCCAGGTGGTGTTCCACATGATGGGCCACGCCACCCACGTCACGCCGGCCCTATGCTCGCCGCTGCAAGATCTCTACACTCAGCACCGTGACTGTGTACTCAAG GCATTCCGGGCAGCGGTGAGCGGAGCTGGAGTGAGCAATGCAGCGCTGCAGGGGATGGTGCTGCTCAACTTGGAGCGGGGAGGCGAGATGGGCGCAG TGGAATACCCGTTCATGATGGTGTGGGTGGTAGATGGGCGGCAGTGTGACTCACGTCTCGTCATCAGTAAGCTGCGTCAGCTCAGCCTCGAAGTGTTCGACCCAGCCAAAACAGGCTTCTCCTGCCCCCACTACTTTGACACCTTTGAAGAGGTGGCCATGTTAGCGAGACCTCCTCTcg AGAAACTGACGCGCAAGGCCACCACCTCTGCCACAGGCTACATCCTGACAGTGTTCAAGGTGTTCGAGGGCGACGACAGCGTTAAATTTGAAAGGAACTGGCTGAGCTGGACAG GAGCAAGGACGCTGTACAAGAGCCTGATCAGTGAGGTAGGGCTGCGTCGCCTCACGCTGCACAAGTCACGGGCCCAGGGCGGCATGTTGCACTACGTCCTCCTCTGTGACTGCGCAAACTTTCTCACCAACCTCCACCAGGCGGTGCGGGccattccctccctcaggtTGCGGTTATGCGGCGATATGGGCCTCTACAGACCGATATCCACGTACTAG
- the LOC135111173 gene encoding CCHC-type zinc finger nucleic acid binding protein-like isoform X2 encodes MSGSKCYKCNRMGHFARECPMGSGPGPRGRGGPREKCYKCNRPGHFARDCKEEEDHCYRCDGVGHIAKDCEHSSDEPSCYNCSKMGHIARDCPEPERTCYVCNKSGHISRQCTENKSENRNAKCYVCGKIGHISRECPLGGEQENEKRCYVCGAGGHISRDCPQGESDTTCYRSPGRSPFLFGSDMCRKDMPFGPNLQSEMQQLKRQLDFVNQKYENEKLKRELLEKEKALEMERAAMLSSQGGNYNSGMSMLNSGCQQSYGLDHYQQGLKRDAMTRQDNWDLKRQRY; translated from the exons ATGTCAGGCTCAAagtgttacaaatgtaaccgcATGGGCCACTTTGCTCGGGAGTGTCCCATGGGCAGTGGTCCAGGACCCAGGGGACGAGGTGGACCCAGAG aAAAATGTTACAAATGCAACCGCCCAGGGCACTTTGCCCGTgactgcaaggaggaggaggatcactgCTACCGCTGTGATGGAGTTGGTCACATTGCCAAAGACTGTGAACACTCTTCAGATGAAC CCTCATGCTACAACTGTTCCAAGATGGGCCATATAGCCAGGGATTGCCCTGAGCCAGAGCGCACTTGCTATGTATGCAACAAAAGTGGGCACATTTCACGTCAGTGTACAGAAAACAAAAGTGAGAACCGCAATGCCAAG TGTTATGTGTGTGGCAAGATTGGGCACATCTCCCGGGAATGCCCCCttggaggagagcaggagaatGAAAAGCGCTGCTACGTGTGTGGTGCAGGAGGCCACATCTCCCGAGATTGCCCTCAAGGAGAGTCTGACACTACTTGCTACAG ATCACCAGGTAGAAGTCCTTTCTTATTTGGAAGTGACATGTGCAGAAAGGACATGCCATTTGGACCAAATCTTCAAAGTGAGATGCAGCAGCTTAAAAGACAGCTTGATTTTGTGAATCAAAAGTATGAGaatgaaaaactgaaaagag AATTACTGGAAAAAGAGAAGGCATTGGAGATGGAGAGAGCAGCCATGTTGAGTTCTCAAGGAGGCAACTACAACAGTGGAATG TCCATGCTAAACTCAGGCTGCCAGCAGAGCTATGGTCTGGATCATTACCAACAAGGACTGAAGCGAGATGCAATGACGAGGCAGGATAACTGGGACCTGAAGCGGCAACGCTATTGA
- the LOC135111179 gene encoding uncharacterized protein LOC135111179 isoform X4: protein MNFLYYKGFSDEKAGSSHVGYKKKKDQRKKNANFQYGIEGHVVGCECELCTTEFPLRTHLLIDMSYSRLNQEQQTTPKTSTGSRFSFFSRKKTSSSSSAAQTAATLALLREQRRLIAERALKQAEEEEAEMASSSQVPVTLSTLKQDSLMIPASRMAQFFPAGHPIPTSSSHGRLRLLEAPEQNIQVVFHMMGHATHVTPALCSPLQDLYTQHRDCVLKAFRAAVSGAGVSNAALQGMVLLNLERGGEMGAVEYPFMMVWVVDGRQCDSRLVISKLRQLSLEVFDPAKTGFSCPHYFDTFEEVAMLARPPLEKLTRKATTSATGYILTVFKVFEGDDSVKFERNWLSWTGARTLYKSLISEVGLRRLTLHKSRAQGGMLHYVLLCDCANFLTNLHQAVRAIPSLRLRLCGDMGLYRPISTY from the exons ATGAATTTTTTGTACTACAAGGGATTTAGCGACGAAAAGGCGGGTTCTTCTCACGTcggatacaaaaagaaaaaggatcaaaggaagaaaaacgccaatTTTCAGTATGGCATCGAAG GTCACGTCGTGGGGTGCGAGTGTGAGCTCTGCACCACGGAGTTCCCTCTGCGCACCCACCTACTCATCGACATGTCATATTCAAGACTGAATCAAGAGCAGCAGACCACACCTAAAACCAGCACGGGCTCCAGGTTCAGCTTTTTTAGTCGCAAGAAGACCTCTAGCTCGTCCTCGGCAGCTCAGACGGCGGCCACCTTGGCCCTGCTGAGGGAGCAGAGGCGCCTTATTGCCGAGAGG GCACTGAAGcaggccgaggaggaggaggcagagatggCGTCCTCGTCACAGGTCCCCGTGACGCTGAGCACCCTCAAGCAGGACTCCCTCATGATCCCTGCGTCCCGCATGGCTCAGTTCTTTCCTGCCGGACACCCA ATTCCAACAAGCAGCAGTCACGGCCGTCTGAGGCTGCTGGAGGCTCCTGAGCAGAACATCCAGGTGGTGTTCCACATGATGGGCCACGCCACCCACGTCACGCCGGCCCTATGCTCGCCGCTGCAAGATCTCTACACTCAGCACCGTGACTGTGTACTCAAG GCATTCCGGGCAGCGGTGAGCGGAGCTGGAGTGAGCAATGCAGCGCTGCAGGGGATGGTGCTGCTCAACTTGGAGCGGGGAGGCGAGATGGGCGCAG TGGAATACCCGTTCATGATGGTGTGGGTGGTAGATGGGCGGCAGTGTGACTCACGTCTCGTCATCAGTAAGCTGCGTCAGCTCAGCCTCGAAGTGTTCGACCCAGCCAAAACAGGCTTCTCCTGCCCCCACTACTTTGACACCTTTGAAGAGGTGGCCATGTTAGCGAGACCTCCTCTcg AGAAACTGACGCGCAAGGCCACCACCTCTGCCACAGGCTACATCCTGACAGTGTTCAAGGTGTTCGAGGGCGACGACAGCGTTAAATTTGAAAGGAACTGGCTGAGCTGGACAG GAGCAAGGACGCTGTACAAGAGCCTGATCAGTGAGGTAGGGCTGCGTCGCCTCACGCTGCACAAGTCACGGGCCCAGGGCGGCATGTTGCACTACGTCCTCCTCTGTGACTGCGCAAACTTTCTCACCAACCTCCACCAGGCGGTGCGGGccattccctccctcaggtTGCGGTTATGCGGCGATATGGGCCTCTACAGACCGATATCCACGTACTAG
- the LOC135111179 gene encoding uncharacterized protein LOC135111179 isoform X1, protein MNFLYYKGFSDEKAGSSHVGYKKKKDQRKKNANFQYGIEAVKVHRADSITCCGLTQARPHRSSVGRLTNGTYYPHPHLKKQSMFLQSTPTPTGHVVGCECELCTTEFPLRTHLLIDMSYSRLNQEQQTTPKTSTGSRFSFFSRKKTSSSSSAAQTAATLALLREQRRLIAERALKQAEEEEAEMASSSQVPVTLSTLKQDSLMIPASRMAQFFPAGHPIPTSSSHGRLRLLEAPEQNIQVVFHMMGHATHVTPALCSPLQDLYTQHRDCVLKAFRAAVSGAGVSNAALQGMVLLNLERGGEMGAVEYPFMMVWVVDGRQCDSRLVISKLRQLSLEVFDPAKTGFSCPHYFDTFEEVAMLARPPLEKLTRKATTSATGYILTVFKVFEGDDSVKFERNWLSWTGARTLYKSLISEVGLRRLTLHKSRAQGGMLHYVLLCDCANFLTNLHQAVRAIPSLRLRLCGDMGLYRPISTY, encoded by the exons ATGAATTTTTTGTACTACAAGGGATTTAGCGACGAAAAGGCGGGTTCTTCTCACGTcggatacaaaaagaaaaaggatcaaaggaagaaaaacgccaatTTTCAGTATGGCATCGAAG CTGTCAAAGTTCACAGAGCAGACAGCATCACATGCTGCGGGTTGACACAGGCCCGGCCACACCGGTCGTCAGTTGGCCGCCTCACAAATG GTACCTACTACCCTCACCCCCACCTGAAGAAGCAATCTATGTTCCTGCAGTCCACGCCCACCCCGACAG GTCACGTCGTGGGGTGCGAGTGTGAGCTCTGCACCACGGAGTTCCCTCTGCGCACCCACCTACTCATCGACATGTCATATTCAAGACTGAATCAAGAGCAGCAGACCACACCTAAAACCAGCACGGGCTCCAGGTTCAGCTTTTTTAGTCGCAAGAAGACCTCTAGCTCGTCCTCGGCAGCTCAGACGGCGGCCACCTTGGCCCTGCTGAGGGAGCAGAGGCGCCTTATTGCCGAGAGG GCACTGAAGcaggccgaggaggaggaggcagagatggCGTCCTCGTCACAGGTCCCCGTGACGCTGAGCACCCTCAAGCAGGACTCCCTCATGATCCCTGCGTCCCGCATGGCTCAGTTCTTTCCTGCCGGACACCCA ATTCCAACAAGCAGCAGTCACGGCCGTCTGAGGCTGCTGGAGGCTCCTGAGCAGAACATCCAGGTGGTGTTCCACATGATGGGCCACGCCACCCACGTCACGCCGGCCCTATGCTCGCCGCTGCAAGATCTCTACACTCAGCACCGTGACTGTGTACTCAAG GCATTCCGGGCAGCGGTGAGCGGAGCTGGAGTGAGCAATGCAGCGCTGCAGGGGATGGTGCTGCTCAACTTGGAGCGGGGAGGCGAGATGGGCGCAG TGGAATACCCGTTCATGATGGTGTGGGTGGTAGATGGGCGGCAGTGTGACTCACGTCTCGTCATCAGTAAGCTGCGTCAGCTCAGCCTCGAAGTGTTCGACCCAGCCAAAACAGGCTTCTCCTGCCCCCACTACTTTGACACCTTTGAAGAGGTGGCCATGTTAGCGAGACCTCCTCTcg AGAAACTGACGCGCAAGGCCACCACCTCTGCCACAGGCTACATCCTGACAGTGTTCAAGGTGTTCGAGGGCGACGACAGCGTTAAATTTGAAAGGAACTGGCTGAGCTGGACAG GAGCAAGGACGCTGTACAAGAGCCTGATCAGTGAGGTAGGGCTGCGTCGCCTCACGCTGCACAAGTCACGGGCCCAGGGCGGCATGTTGCACTACGTCCTCCTCTGTGACTGCGCAAACTTTCTCACCAACCTCCACCAGGCGGTGCGGGccattccctccctcaggtTGCGGTTATGCGGCGATATGGGCCTCTACAGACCGATATCCACGTACTAG
- the LOC135111179 gene encoding uncharacterized protein LOC135111179 isoform X2 codes for MNFLYYKGFSDEKAGSSHVGYKKKKDQRKKNANFQYGIEGTYYPHPHLKKQSMFLQSTPTPTGHVVGCECELCTTEFPLRTHLLIDMSYSRLNQEQQTTPKTSTGSRFSFFSRKKTSSSSSAAQTAATLALLREQRRLIAERALKQAEEEEAEMASSSQVPVTLSTLKQDSLMIPASRMAQFFPAGHPIPTSSSHGRLRLLEAPEQNIQVVFHMMGHATHVTPALCSPLQDLYTQHRDCVLKAFRAAVSGAGVSNAALQGMVLLNLERGGEMGAVEYPFMMVWVVDGRQCDSRLVISKLRQLSLEVFDPAKTGFSCPHYFDTFEEVAMLARPPLEKLTRKATTSATGYILTVFKVFEGDDSVKFERNWLSWTGARTLYKSLISEVGLRRLTLHKSRAQGGMLHYVLLCDCANFLTNLHQAVRAIPSLRLRLCGDMGLYRPISTY; via the exons ATGAATTTTTTGTACTACAAGGGATTTAGCGACGAAAAGGCGGGTTCTTCTCACGTcggatacaaaaagaaaaaggatcaaaggaagaaaaacgccaatTTTCAGTATGGCATCGAAG GTACCTACTACCCTCACCCCCACCTGAAGAAGCAATCTATGTTCCTGCAGTCCACGCCCACCCCGACAG GTCACGTCGTGGGGTGCGAGTGTGAGCTCTGCACCACGGAGTTCCCTCTGCGCACCCACCTACTCATCGACATGTCATATTCAAGACTGAATCAAGAGCAGCAGACCACACCTAAAACCAGCACGGGCTCCAGGTTCAGCTTTTTTAGTCGCAAGAAGACCTCTAGCTCGTCCTCGGCAGCTCAGACGGCGGCCACCTTGGCCCTGCTGAGGGAGCAGAGGCGCCTTATTGCCGAGAGG GCACTGAAGcaggccgaggaggaggaggcagagatggCGTCCTCGTCACAGGTCCCCGTGACGCTGAGCACCCTCAAGCAGGACTCCCTCATGATCCCTGCGTCCCGCATGGCTCAGTTCTTTCCTGCCGGACACCCA ATTCCAACAAGCAGCAGTCACGGCCGTCTGAGGCTGCTGGAGGCTCCTGAGCAGAACATCCAGGTGGTGTTCCACATGATGGGCCACGCCACCCACGTCACGCCGGCCCTATGCTCGCCGCTGCAAGATCTCTACACTCAGCACCGTGACTGTGTACTCAAG GCATTCCGGGCAGCGGTGAGCGGAGCTGGAGTGAGCAATGCAGCGCTGCAGGGGATGGTGCTGCTCAACTTGGAGCGGGGAGGCGAGATGGGCGCAG TGGAATACCCGTTCATGATGGTGTGGGTGGTAGATGGGCGGCAGTGTGACTCACGTCTCGTCATCAGTAAGCTGCGTCAGCTCAGCCTCGAAGTGTTCGACCCAGCCAAAACAGGCTTCTCCTGCCCCCACTACTTTGACACCTTTGAAGAGGTGGCCATGTTAGCGAGACCTCCTCTcg AGAAACTGACGCGCAAGGCCACCACCTCTGCCACAGGCTACATCCTGACAGTGTTCAAGGTGTTCGAGGGCGACGACAGCGTTAAATTTGAAAGGAACTGGCTGAGCTGGACAG GAGCAAGGACGCTGTACAAGAGCCTGATCAGTGAGGTAGGGCTGCGTCGCCTCACGCTGCACAAGTCACGGGCCCAGGGCGGCATGTTGCACTACGTCCTCCTCTGTGACTGCGCAAACTTTCTCACCAACCTCCACCAGGCGGTGCGGGccattccctccctcaggtTGCGGTTATGCGGCGATATGGGCCTCTACAGACCGATATCCACGTACTAG
- the LOC135111173 gene encoding uncharacterized protein LOC135111173 isoform X1 produces the protein MSGSKCYKCNRMGHFARECPMGSGPGPRGRGGPREKCYKCNRPGHFARDCKEEEDHCYRCDGVGHIAKDCEHSSDEPSCYNCSKMGHIARDCPEPERTCYVCNKSGHISRQCTENKSENRNAKCYVCGKIGHISRECPLGGEQENEKRCYVCGAGGHISRDCPQGESDTTCYRSPGRSPFLFGSDMCRKDMPFGPNLQSEMQQLKRQLDFVNQKYENEKLKRELLEKEKALEMERAAMLSSQGGNYNSGMDGLQGMQGRHQMDRFSEIRSENSRMPGDHYSQESHPQSMLNSGCQQSYGLDHYQQGLKRDAMTRQDNWDLKRQRY, from the exons ATGTCAGGCTCAAagtgttacaaatgtaaccgcATGGGCCACTTTGCTCGGGAGTGTCCCATGGGCAGTGGTCCAGGACCCAGGGGACGAGGTGGACCCAGAG aAAAATGTTACAAATGCAACCGCCCAGGGCACTTTGCCCGTgactgcaaggaggaggaggatcactgCTACCGCTGTGATGGAGTTGGTCACATTGCCAAAGACTGTGAACACTCTTCAGATGAAC CCTCATGCTACAACTGTTCCAAGATGGGCCATATAGCCAGGGATTGCCCTGAGCCAGAGCGCACTTGCTATGTATGCAACAAAAGTGGGCACATTTCACGTCAGTGTACAGAAAACAAAAGTGAGAACCGCAATGCCAAG TGTTATGTGTGTGGCAAGATTGGGCACATCTCCCGGGAATGCCCCCttggaggagagcaggagaatGAAAAGCGCTGCTACGTGTGTGGTGCAGGAGGCCACATCTCCCGAGATTGCCCTCAAGGAGAGTCTGACACTACTTGCTACAG ATCACCAGGTAGAAGTCCTTTCTTATTTGGAAGTGACATGTGCAGAAAGGACATGCCATTTGGACCAAATCTTCAAAGTGAGATGCAGCAGCTTAAAAGACAGCTTGATTTTGTGAATCAAAAGTATGAGaatgaaaaactgaaaagag AATTACTGGAAAAAGAGAAGGCATTGGAGATGGAGAGAGCAGCCATGTTGAGTTCTCAAGGAGGCAACTACAACAGTGGAATG GATGGGCTTCAAGGAATGCAAGGTAGACATCAAATGGATCGATTTAGTGAAATTAGAAGTGAAAATTCAAGAATGCCAGGGGACCACTACTCACAGGAATCTCATCCACAGTCCATGCTAAACTCAGGCTGCCAGCAGAGCTATGGTCTGGATCATTACCAACAAGGACTGAAGCGAGATGCAATGACGAGGCAGGATAACTGGGACCTGAAGCGGCAACGCTATTGA
- the LOC135111179 gene encoding uncharacterized protein LOC135111179 isoform X6 — protein sequence MGHVVGCECELCTTEFPLRTHLLIDMSYSRLNQEQQTTPKTSTGSRFSFFSRKKTSSSSSAAQTAATLALLREQRRLIAERALKQAEEEEAEMASSSQVPVTLSTLKQDSLMIPASRMAQFFPAGHPIPTSSSHGRLRLLEAPEQNIQVVFHMMGHATHVTPALCSPLQDLYTQHRDCVLKAFRAAVSGAGVSNAALQGMVLLNLERGGEMGAVEYPFMMVWVVDGRQCDSRLVISKLRQLSLEVFDPAKTGFSCPHYFDTFEEVAMLARPPLEKLTRKATTSATGYILTVFKVFEGDDSVKFERNWLSWTGARTLYKSLISEVGLRRLTLHKSRAQGGMLHYVLLCDCANFLTNLHQAVRAIPSLRLRLCGDMGLYRPISTY from the exons ATGG GTCACGTCGTGGGGTGCGAGTGTGAGCTCTGCACCACGGAGTTCCCTCTGCGCACCCACCTACTCATCGACATGTCATATTCAAGACTGAATCAAGAGCAGCAGACCACACCTAAAACCAGCACGGGCTCCAGGTTCAGCTTTTTTAGTCGCAAGAAGACCTCTAGCTCGTCCTCGGCAGCTCAGACGGCGGCCACCTTGGCCCTGCTGAGGGAGCAGAGGCGCCTTATTGCCGAGAGG GCACTGAAGcaggccgaggaggaggaggcagagatggCGTCCTCGTCACAGGTCCCCGTGACGCTGAGCACCCTCAAGCAGGACTCCCTCATGATCCCTGCGTCCCGCATGGCTCAGTTCTTTCCTGCCGGACACCCA ATTCCAACAAGCAGCAGTCACGGCCGTCTGAGGCTGCTGGAGGCTCCTGAGCAGAACATCCAGGTGGTGTTCCACATGATGGGCCACGCCACCCACGTCACGCCGGCCCTATGCTCGCCGCTGCAAGATCTCTACACTCAGCACCGTGACTGTGTACTCAAG GCATTCCGGGCAGCGGTGAGCGGAGCTGGAGTGAGCAATGCAGCGCTGCAGGGGATGGTGCTGCTCAACTTGGAGCGGGGAGGCGAGATGGGCGCAG TGGAATACCCGTTCATGATGGTGTGGGTGGTAGATGGGCGGCAGTGTGACTCACGTCTCGTCATCAGTAAGCTGCGTCAGCTCAGCCTCGAAGTGTTCGACCCAGCCAAAACAGGCTTCTCCTGCCCCCACTACTTTGACACCTTTGAAGAGGTGGCCATGTTAGCGAGACCTCCTCTcg AGAAACTGACGCGCAAGGCCACCACCTCTGCCACAGGCTACATCCTGACAGTGTTCAAGGTGTTCGAGGGCGACGACAGCGTTAAATTTGAAAGGAACTGGCTGAGCTGGACAG GAGCAAGGACGCTGTACAAGAGCCTGATCAGTGAGGTAGGGCTGCGTCGCCTCACGCTGCACAAGTCACGGGCCCAGGGCGGCATGTTGCACTACGTCCTCCTCTGTGACTGCGCAAACTTTCTCACCAACCTCCACCAGGCGGTGCGGGccattccctccctcaggtTGCGGTTATGCGGCGATATGGGCCTCTACAGACCGATATCCACGTACTAG
- the LOC135111179 gene encoding uncharacterized protein LOC135111179 isoform X5, whose translation MGTYYPHPHLKKQSMFLQSTPTPTGHVVGCECELCTTEFPLRTHLLIDMSYSRLNQEQQTTPKTSTGSRFSFFSRKKTSSSSSAAQTAATLALLREQRRLIAERALKQAEEEEAEMASSSQVPVTLSTLKQDSLMIPASRMAQFFPAGHPIPTSSSHGRLRLLEAPEQNIQVVFHMMGHATHVTPALCSPLQDLYTQHRDCVLKAFRAAVSGAGVSNAALQGMVLLNLERGGEMGAVEYPFMMVWVVDGRQCDSRLVISKLRQLSLEVFDPAKTGFSCPHYFDTFEEVAMLARPPLEKLTRKATTSATGYILTVFKVFEGDDSVKFERNWLSWTGARTLYKSLISEVGLRRLTLHKSRAQGGMLHYVLLCDCANFLTNLHQAVRAIPSLRLRLCGDMGLYRPISTY comes from the exons ATGG GTACCTACTACCCTCACCCCCACCTGAAGAAGCAATCTATGTTCCTGCAGTCCACGCCCACCCCGACAG GTCACGTCGTGGGGTGCGAGTGTGAGCTCTGCACCACGGAGTTCCCTCTGCGCACCCACCTACTCATCGACATGTCATATTCAAGACTGAATCAAGAGCAGCAGACCACACCTAAAACCAGCACGGGCTCCAGGTTCAGCTTTTTTAGTCGCAAGAAGACCTCTAGCTCGTCCTCGGCAGCTCAGACGGCGGCCACCTTGGCCCTGCTGAGGGAGCAGAGGCGCCTTATTGCCGAGAGG GCACTGAAGcaggccgaggaggaggaggcagagatggCGTCCTCGTCACAGGTCCCCGTGACGCTGAGCACCCTCAAGCAGGACTCCCTCATGATCCCTGCGTCCCGCATGGCTCAGTTCTTTCCTGCCGGACACCCA ATTCCAACAAGCAGCAGTCACGGCCGTCTGAGGCTGCTGGAGGCTCCTGAGCAGAACATCCAGGTGGTGTTCCACATGATGGGCCACGCCACCCACGTCACGCCGGCCCTATGCTCGCCGCTGCAAGATCTCTACACTCAGCACCGTGACTGTGTACTCAAG GCATTCCGGGCAGCGGTGAGCGGAGCTGGAGTGAGCAATGCAGCGCTGCAGGGGATGGTGCTGCTCAACTTGGAGCGGGGAGGCGAGATGGGCGCAG TGGAATACCCGTTCATGATGGTGTGGGTGGTAGATGGGCGGCAGTGTGACTCACGTCTCGTCATCAGTAAGCTGCGTCAGCTCAGCCTCGAAGTGTTCGACCCAGCCAAAACAGGCTTCTCCTGCCCCCACTACTTTGACACCTTTGAAGAGGTGGCCATGTTAGCGAGACCTCCTCTcg AGAAACTGACGCGCAAGGCCACCACCTCTGCCACAGGCTACATCCTGACAGTGTTCAAGGTGTTCGAGGGCGACGACAGCGTTAAATTTGAAAGGAACTGGCTGAGCTGGACAG GAGCAAGGACGCTGTACAAGAGCCTGATCAGTGAGGTAGGGCTGCGTCGCCTCACGCTGCACAAGTCACGGGCCCAGGGCGGCATGTTGCACTACGTCCTCCTCTGTGACTGCGCAAACTTTCTCACCAACCTCCACCAGGCGGTGCGGGccattccctccctcaggtTGCGGTTATGCGGCGATATGGGCCTCTACAGACCGATATCCACGTACTAG